One Gemmatimonadaceae bacterium DNA window includes the following coding sequences:
- the murF gene encoding UDP-N-acetylmuramoyl-tripeptide--D-alanyl-D-alanine ligase has translation MSSLFWTLDRVAAALEHCSNVSLPRGPLALAGVTTDTRSIQAGQLFVALRGERFDGHDYLESAVAAGAAAVVVSSSRPLGILGVPVFQVADTLVALGALASYWRKAWGRTVVAVAGSNGKTTTKDLIRAALGEEIRVHATTGNLNNRIGVPLTLLATPVEAELAVIELGTNIPGEVAILREIARPEISVVTSVAEEHLEGLGDLAGVLREETACYDGVAVGIAPASQPEIGEAAKGKAERVVIAGLELGDVRPRAWKLHADGRGTIELNGVSVSPPLRGLHNLENTMLAIAVGDVCGVTHQAMAAGIARMPAPKMRVAWETLGRATLINDTYNANPGSTRAAIGLLSGVGDGRQRVIVLGTMRELGAASDKCHDDISRLALDSGAQVVAGVGDFAESLQRVRPADERVITARSVEELWPLLAPRLEPDAVILLKASRGVQLEQLVPHLTTWATQ, from the coding sequence TTGAGCTCACTCTTCTGGACGCTTGACCGCGTGGCGGCCGCGCTCGAGCATTGTTCCAACGTTTCGCTTCCGCGTGGCCCTCTTGCACTCGCCGGAGTCACCACCGACACTCGATCAATCCAGGCAGGGCAGCTTTTCGTCGCTCTCCGCGGCGAGCGCTTCGACGGACACGATTATCTGGAGTCGGCAGTAGCGGCTGGCGCAGCCGCCGTCGTCGTGTCGAGCAGTCGTCCGCTTGGGATCCTCGGCGTTCCGGTATTCCAGGTCGCAGACACACTGGTGGCGCTCGGCGCGCTCGCGAGCTATTGGAGGAAGGCCTGGGGCAGAACAGTCGTGGCGGTCGCCGGAAGCAATGGCAAGACGACGACGAAGGATCTGATCCGGGCAGCACTGGGCGAAGAGATTCGCGTCCACGCGACGACCGGCAACCTGAACAACAGGATCGGCGTCCCGCTCACGCTGTTGGCGACTCCGGTTGAAGCAGAGCTTGCCGTGATCGAGCTCGGAACGAATATACCCGGCGAGGTTGCAATACTGCGCGAGATTGCGAGACCCGAGATCTCGGTCGTGACGTCCGTTGCGGAAGAACATCTCGAGGGGCTCGGCGATCTGGCCGGTGTGCTGCGGGAAGAAACCGCGTGTTACGACGGCGTTGCGGTTGGGATCGCACCGGCAAGTCAGCCGGAGATTGGCGAAGCCGCGAAAGGAAAAGCGGAGCGTGTCGTGATCGCCGGTCTGGAGCTGGGTGATGTGAGACCGCGCGCGTGGAAACTCCACGCCGACGGGCGGGGCACGATCGAGCTGAACGGGGTTTCGGTGAGCCCGCCGCTCAGAGGCCTGCACAACCTCGAGAACACGATGCTGGCGATTGCAGTCGGTGATGTTTGCGGCGTGACGCACCAGGCGATGGCGGCCGGAATTGCGCGTATGCCTGCGCCGAAGATGCGCGTCGCCTGGGAGACGCTAGGGCGGGCGACACTGATAAACGACACATACAACGCGAACCCGGGCTCCACGAGAGCGGCCATCGGGCTCCTGAGCGGCGTTGGAGACGGAAGGCAGCGTGTGATCGTGCTGGGAACGATGCGGGAGCTCGGCGCGGCTTCGGACAAATGTCACGACGACATCAGTCGTCTGGCGCTGGATTCAGGTGCTCAGGTAGTGGCCGGCGTGGGAGATTTTGCCGAGTCGCTTCAGCGCGTCCGCCCCGCGGACGAACGCGTGATCACGGCACGCTCGGTTGAAGAGCTTTGGCCGCTTCTGGCGCCGCGACTCGAGCCGGATGCGGTTATTCTATTGAAAGCTTCGCGAGGGGTTCAGCTGGAGCAGCTCGTTCCACATCTCACTACCTGGGCGACGCAATAG
- the murD gene encoding UDP-N-acetylmuramoyl-L-alanine--D-glutamate ligase: MTEEAPPGGEIAVLGLGKSGTAVTRLLLSEGRRVYASDSGASSAASENAEKLKALGADAVSGLHDLERIASASLVVVSPGIPPEAPPLRAASDARVPIVSEIEIALRHLTSAKIVAVTGTNGKTTTTALVGHILRGLGVDAEDGGNIGTPLTEIALRNPQPEWIALEMSSFQLHDTPSLAPTVGVLTNLSPDHLDRYAGEAEYYADKALLFANAGESSRWVVNADDDRVQAMTAEVSGSKYGFSLERRSEACFDPATGKLMLYGNVLMERNELGLLGDHNVANALAAALAVHVADEGFQSLEARERIRAALAAFRPLSHRLEIVGEFGGVQWINDSKATNVSSTRVAVEGMRRPTILLLGGRHKGEPYTSLSAAIRKNVKHVVAYGEAGAEVEKDLSGIVPLQRVDADFEEVIRRARELATPGDAILLSPACSSYDMFRNYEERGARFRELAAEK, translated from the coding sequence ATGACGGAAGAAGCTCCGCCCGGCGGCGAGATAGCCGTTCTTGGGCTGGGAAAAAGCGGAACCGCCGTCACGCGATTGCTGCTGTCCGAAGGACGACGCGTATATGCCTCGGACTCGGGCGCCTCGAGCGCGGCGTCGGAGAACGCCGAGAAGCTCAAGGCGCTCGGGGCCGACGCGGTTTCAGGGTTGCATGACCTGGAACGAATCGCCAGCGCATCGCTCGTCGTTGTGAGCCCGGGGATACCTCCCGAGGCGCCGCCCCTTCGTGCAGCCAGCGACGCGCGCGTTCCGATTGTGAGCGAGATCGAGATCGCCCTGCGGCACCTGACATCCGCGAAAATCGTCGCTGTCACGGGCACAAACGGGAAGACTACCACCACTGCCCTCGTCGGACACATTCTGCGAGGGCTGGGTGTCGATGCCGAGGACGGCGGCAACATTGGCACGCCGCTCACGGAGATTGCGCTGCGCAACCCTCAGCCCGAGTGGATCGCACTCGAGATGTCGTCGTTTCAATTGCACGACACGCCAAGTCTTGCGCCCACAGTCGGAGTTCTCACGAACCTGAGTCCCGATCATCTCGATCGATACGCGGGCGAAGCCGAGTACTACGCGGACAAGGCGCTTCTCTTCGCAAACGCGGGAGAGAGCAGTCGCTGGGTCGTGAACGCCGACGACGATCGCGTACAGGCGATGACGGCCGAGGTCTCCGGCAGCAAGTATGGCTTCTCGCTCGAAAGGCGATCCGAGGCATGCTTCGATCCGGCAACAGGAAAATTGATGCTGTACGGTAACGTGCTGATGGAGCGGAACGAGCTCGGCCTGCTCGGCGACCACAACGTCGCTAATGCGCTTGCAGCCGCGCTCGCCGTGCATGTGGCTGATGAGGGTTTTCAGAGTCTCGAGGCGCGTGAACGGATCCGCGCAGCGCTCGCCGCCTTTCGCCCGCTGTCCCACAGGTTGGAGATCGTCGGCGAGTTCGGGGGAGTTCAGTGGATCAACGACTCCAAGGCCACGAACGTCAGCTCGACTCGTGTCGCGGTGGAAGGGATGCGCCGCCCGACGATTCTCCTGCTCGGTGGTCGACACAAGGGGGAGCCATATACATCTCTCAGTGCCGCAATCAGAAAAAACGTGAAGCATGTCGTTGCGTACGGAGAGGCTGGCGCGGAGGTGGAGAAGGATCTAAGCGGGATAGTTCCGCTTCAGAGGGTCGATGCAGACTTCGAGGAAGTGATCCGACGAGCACGCGAGCTCGCGACACCCGGTGATGCAATTCTGTTGTCGCCCGCCTGCTCGAGCTACGATATGTTCAGGAACTACGAGGAGCGGGGGGCTCGCTTCAGGGAGCTCGCGGCGGAGAAATAG
- the mraY gene encoding phospho-N-acetylmuramoyl-pentapeptide-transferase, with translation MLNYLLIPFVKDFGFLRIFNYISFRAAGAAVTALLVSFIVGPIIIRRLRRMRLHQVIREGTPDSHREKKRTPTMGGLIVLTATLIPTFLWAKLTNEYVLLAMVVMLWMGFIGFTDDYLKLKQRQRGIKNTGLIESYKLIGQITIGFALGWFIWKYPLSTLPGASTTLPFYKYILIVPATAALGWLYVLFVTFVLTGTSNAVNVTDGLDGLAAGLVAIAVATLAIFAYVVGRIDASAYLQVYYLRGAGELTVFCAAVMGACIGFLWFNAHPAQVFMGDTGSLALGGALGVVAILLKSEFLLVLVGGVFVAEMLSVIIQRVTYKVHKARHGRPYADEHRVFRTAPLHHHFERGGWDEAQVVVRFWILGILCAFVALSTLKLR, from the coding sequence GTGCTCAACTATCTCCTGATTCCCTTCGTAAAGGATTTCGGTTTTCTCCGCATCTTCAACTACATCTCGTTTCGGGCAGCCGGCGCGGCGGTCACCGCGCTGCTGGTGTCATTCATAGTCGGCCCGATCATCATCCGGCGCCTCCGCCGCATGCGCCTGCATCAGGTGATTCGCGAGGGAACGCCGGACAGTCACCGCGAGAAGAAGCGCACGCCGACGATGGGCGGCCTGATCGTCCTGACCGCGACGCTCATCCCGACTTTTCTCTGGGCTAAGCTGACCAATGAGTATGTCCTGCTGGCAATGGTCGTCATGCTGTGGATGGGATTCATCGGGTTCACCGACGATTATCTGAAGCTGAAGCAGCGGCAGCGCGGAATTAAAAACACGGGACTCATCGAGAGCTACAAGCTCATAGGCCAGATAACCATCGGCTTCGCGCTCGGCTGGTTCATATGGAAGTATCCGCTGTCTACGCTGCCGGGGGCTTCGACCACGCTCCCGTTTTACAAGTACATCCTGATCGTTCCGGCCACTGCCGCGCTCGGCTGGCTCTACGTTCTTTTCGTCACTTTCGTGCTGACCGGCACGAGCAACGCGGTGAACGTCACCGATGGTCTCGACGGACTGGCGGCGGGCCTCGTAGCGATCGCCGTGGCGACGCTTGCGATTTTCGCGTATGTCGTCGGGCGCATCGATGCGTCGGCGTACCTGCAGGTCTATTATCTCCGCGGCGCGGGAGAGCTCACCGTTTTCTGCGCGGCGGTGATGGGAGCATGTATAGGATTCCTGTGGTTCAACGCGCACCCGGCGCAGGTTTTCATGGGCGACACCGGCTCGCTCGCCCTGGGGGGAGCGCTCGGAGTTGTCGCGATACTCCTCAAGTCGGAGTTTCTGCTCGTTCTGGTCGGCGGAGTGTTCGTCGCGGAAATGCTCTCGGTCATCATCCAGCGTGTGACGTACAAGGTTCACAAGGCGCGTCACGGGAGGCCCTACGCGGACGAGCATCGAGTGTTTCGAACGGCGCCGCTCCATCATCATTTCGAGAGAGGCGGGTGGGATGAGGCACAGGTCGTGGTGCGCTTCTGGATCCTCGGAATTCTTTGCGCGTTCGTTGCGCTGAGCACGCTCAAGTTGAGATGA
- a CDS encoding UDP-N-acetylglucosamine--N-acetylmuramyl-(pentapeptide) pyrophosphoryl-undecaprenol N-acetylglucosamine transferase — protein sequence MRILFAGGGTGGHLYPGLAIARAMRRLDPRVEPFFIGAMRGIERQVLPTTEFPHELLDLHPLYRSQPWLNWRTVRGAVSAWRSVSRISAASTPACIVGTGGYASGIALAHGVVHRRPIAIQEQNSFPGLTTRFFSRFARQVHNGFPEASRHLSPGSRTQIFDTGNPIEPPPAPLPDRRVARAEWGFPEEGGSVMLVYGGSQGAKAINETVARWLHSPDAIKEVFIIWATGERSYSEFASLESERVRVRPYLAPIAKAYAAADFALSRGGAMATAELCAWAIPPIVVPLPTAAADHQTANAKALAAAGAAELIPQTELTAERLDHAVRTLVINPTALAERSAAAASRARPKAAEDIARHILDMIGAGETVTR from the coding sequence GTGCGAATCCTTTTCGCCGGTGGCGGCACCGGCGGACATCTTTATCCCGGCCTTGCAATCGCGCGCGCAATGCGCAGGCTCGATCCTCGCGTCGAGCCGTTCTTTATTGGAGCCATGCGCGGAATCGAGCGACAGGTGCTGCCCACTACTGAATTTCCCCACGAGCTTCTGGACCTGCATCCTCTGTATCGCTCGCAGCCGTGGCTGAACTGGCGAACCGTGAGGGGCGCCGTGAGCGCGTGGCGAAGCGTCTCCCGGATTTCGGCCGCGTCCACACCGGCGTGCATAGTTGGCACGGGGGGGTACGCGTCGGGCATTGCCCTCGCTCACGGCGTCGTTCATCGAAGGCCGATCGCGATTCAGGAGCAGAACAGTTTTCCCGGACTGACGACGCGCTTCTTCAGCCGCTTTGCGCGGCAGGTACACAACGGATTTCCTGAAGCCAGCCGCCACCTCTCGCCCGGCAGTCGCACCCAGATATTTGATACTGGCAATCCGATCGAGCCACCGCCTGCTCCGCTCCCGGACCGCCGGGTGGCGAGAGCGGAATGGGGCTTTCCGGAAGAGGGAGGAAGCGTGATGCTGGTTTACGGCGGGAGCCAGGGTGCGAAGGCGATAAATGAAACGGTGGCGCGCTGGCTGCACTCGCCGGATGCGATTAAGGAGGTATTCATCATCTGGGCGACGGGCGAGCGAAGCTACAGCGAATTTGCCAGTCTGGAGAGCGAGCGCGTGCGAGTCCGTCCGTACCTGGCGCCGATAGCGAAAGCATACGCGGCGGCCGATTTTGCGCTCAGTCGCGGAGGAGCCATGGCTACGGCAGAGCTTTGCGCGTGGGCCATTCCGCCAATCGTGGTCCCGCTCCCGACTGCCGCAGCCGACCACCAAACAGCAAACGCGAAGGCGCTCGCTGCGGCCGGTGCGGCGGAGCTCATTCCTCAGACCGAGCTGACGGCCGAGCGCCTCGATCACGCCGTCCGCACTCTCGTAATAAATCCGACAGCGCTGGCGGAGCGCAGCGCTGCAGCAGCGAGTCGCGCTCGCCCAAAGGCAGCCGAGGATATCGCCCGCCACATACTCGACATGATCGGCGCCGGCGAGACAGTCACTCGATGA
- a CDS encoding putative peptidoglycan glycosyltransferase FtsW, whose translation MAEAVADIRYRWNMSVEGRLLVLVTLALLALGLGTVYSASAMVAQQSGQSGAAFFLKQLAGVAAGMVVFAIFAKIDAEQWYRWAWPVMILSIVLLIVVILPFTESIAPRMNGSRRFLVGASLQPSELGKIAVIVWTAMLVVKKGDALQGLTKGLLPFLLVVGVLDILVALEPDLSVAMTYTLIMGIILFAGGVRIGHVVVLAIIAIPLLWSQVQRLNYALLRMMAFLDPGSAAPHVDYQLKQSLIAVGSGGLFGVGFGQGRQQYGFLPLAYDDFIAANIGEERGFVGLAFVILMFALYVVLGFRIARAARSKFLQLVAIGITTTVVLTAYLHIGVAIGLLPTTGLTLPFISYGRSNLVLSMLMTGILVNIGSTREKIIGGRATDPSFVMGRA comes from the coding sequence ATGGCTGAAGCAGTAGCGGACATCCGGTACAGATGGAACATGAGCGTCGAGGGCCGCCTGCTGGTCCTCGTAACGCTGGCTCTTCTCGCGTTGGGCCTGGGGACCGTGTACAGCGCGAGCGCGATGGTTGCTCAGCAGTCCGGCCAGAGCGGTGCCGCGTTCTTTCTGAAGCAGCTGGCCGGGGTTGCGGCCGGCATGGTGGTCTTCGCGATTTTTGCCAAGATCGACGCCGAGCAGTGGTATCGGTGGGCCTGGCCGGTGATGATTCTGTCGATCGTGCTGCTGATCGTCGTGATCCTGCCTTTCACCGAATCGATTGCGCCCCGCATGAACGGCTCTCGGCGATTTCTCGTGGGTGCATCACTCCAGCCATCCGAGCTCGGCAAGATCGCGGTGATCGTGTGGACGGCGATGCTCGTCGTAAAGAAGGGTGACGCGCTGCAGGGACTCACCAAGGGCCTGCTCCCTTTTCTTCTCGTCGTCGGCGTCCTCGATATTCTCGTGGCGCTCGAGCCCGATCTGTCGGTCGCCATGACGTACACACTCATCATGGGGATCATCCTCTTTGCCGGCGGAGTGAGAATCGGACACGTCGTTGTGCTCGCGATCATCGCAATTCCCCTACTGTGGTCGCAGGTTCAGCGACTCAACTACGCGTTGCTTCGCATGATGGCGTTTCTCGATCCAGGATCCGCGGCGCCTCATGTCGACTATCAGCTCAAACAGTCGCTGATTGCGGTCGGGTCGGGCGGGTTGTTCGGAGTTGGGTTCGGGCAGGGGAGGCAGCAGTACGGTTTCTTGCCTCTGGCGTACGACGACTTCATTGCAGCGAACATCGGCGAGGAACGAGGATTCGTCGGGCTTGCGTTCGTCATTCTGATGTTCGCCCTCTACGTAGTGCTTGGATTCCGGATTGCCAGAGCGGCGAGGTCGAAGTTTCTGCAGCTGGTGGCGATTGGAATAACTACAACTGTAGTTCTAACCGCTTACCTGCATATCGGCGTCGCTATTGGGCTGCTGCCGACAACGGGCCTCACGCTGCCTTTCATCTCCTACGGCCGCTCCAACCTCGTGCTGTCGATGCTGATGACAGGCATCCTCGTGAACATCGGGAGCACACGAGAAAAGATCATCGGCGGGCGGGCGACCGATCCCTCATTCGTCATGGGCCGGGCGTAG